A section of the Humulus lupulus chromosome 2, drHumLupu1.1, whole genome shotgun sequence genome encodes:
- the LOC133817604 gene encoding peroxidase 3-like: MKMSGLYCFVLISLGLSAFVQQTQAQLQLGFYSQSCPQAEKIVKDFVHKHIPNAPSVSAALIRMHFHDCFVRGCDGSVLLNSTSPNSGEKDAIPNRTLGGFGFIDSIKSLLEAACPGVVSCADIIALATRDAIVEIGGPSWSVPTGRRDGRISNRTEANNMIPAPTDNFTSLQTHFSNQGLDLKDLVLLSGAHTIGIAHCTSFSSRLYNFTGVGDQDPALDSEYAANLKVNKCKSLNDSTKVEMDPGSRKTFDLSYYTLVLKRRGLFESDSALTTNSFTKSYMQQLLQGSENFFAEFAKSMEKMGRINVKTGSNGEIRKNCAVVN, translated from the exons ATGAAGATGAGTGGGTTATACTGTTTTGTGCTCATAAGTTTAGGCCTTTCAGCTTTTGTACAACAAACTCAAGCTCAACTCCAACTGGGATTTTATTCCCAAAGCTGTCCTCAAGCTGAGAAAATTGTCAAAGATTTCGTACACAAGCACATCCCTAATGCTCCTTCTGTGTCTGCAGCCCTCATAAGAATGCACTTCCATGATTGCTTTGTCAGG GGTTGTGATGGTTCTGTTCTTCTAAACTCAACTTCCCCGAATTCAGGAGAAAAAGATGCCATCCCTAATCGAACACTCGGAGGTTTTGGTTTCATTGACAGCATAAAGAGCCTTCTAGAAGCAGCATGCCCTGGAGTAGTTTCTTGTGCTGATATTATTGCTTTGGCTACAAGAGACGCCATTGTAGAAATA GGAGGCCCATCATGGAGTGTCCCAACAGGTAGAAGAGATGGGAGAATCTCAAACAGAACAGAGGCCAATAACATGATCCCAGCTCCCACTGATAACTTTACCTCACTCCAGACACATTTCTCCAATCAGGGTCTTGATCTGAAAGACTTGGTTTTGCTTTCAG GTGCTCACACTATTGGAATCGCTCACTGTACATCATTCTCGAGCAGACTCTACAATTTCACTGGTGTGGGAGATCAAGACCCGGCTTTGGACAGTGAATATGCAGCAAATCTCAAGGTCAACAAGTGCAAATCTCTAAATGATAGCACTAAGGTTGAGATGGACCCTGGAAGCCGCAAGACATTTGACCTTAGCTACTACACACTTGTACTCAAGAGGAGAGGACTGTTCGAATCTGACTCTGCTTTGACCACAAACAGCTTCACAAAGTCTTACATGCAGCAACTTCTTCAAGGTTCAGAGAATTTCTTTGCTGAGTTCGCTAAGTCCATGGAGAAAATGGGACGAATTAATGTGAAGACCGGTTCAAATGGTGAGATCAGGAAGAACTGTGCTGTGGTCAATTAG